The following are from one region of the Ktedonobacteraceae bacterium genome:
- a CDS encoding HD domain-containing protein, with product MKLSTRFEEALVFATRLHAEQTRKGTAVPYIAHLLAVTALVFEHGGGEDEAIAALLHDSIEDQGGASTREAIRRRFGENVVQIVDGCTDTDVFPKPPWRQRKEAYLAHISKAPASVRLVSAADKLHNARAILEDYRIVGEALWKRFNGGKEGTLWYYRAVVDALREAGATPLVDELDRVVAEIEHLAGGHGIEDHPQP from the coding sequence ATGAAACTTTCAACACGTTTTGAGGAAGCGCTGGTCTTTGCGACACGGCTGCATGCTGAACAGACGCGCAAGGGTACAGCTGTTCCATATATCGCGCATTTGCTGGCGGTTACCGCGCTTGTCTTTGAACATGGCGGCGGTGAGGACGAAGCGATTGCCGCGCTGCTACATGACTCGATTGAAGATCAGGGCGGGGCATCCACTCGTGAGGCGATTCGCCGGCGATTCGGCGAGAATGTCGTCCAGATCGTCGATGGCTGCACGGATACCGATGTGTTTCCGAAACCCCCCTGGCGGCAGCGCAAGGAGGCTTATCTGGCCCATATCAGCAAGGCTCCGGCCTCTGTACGCCTGGTTTCCGCCGCCGATAAATTGCATAACGCCCGCGCCATCCTGGAGGATTATCGTATCGTGGGAGAAGCCCTCTGGAAGCGCTTCAATGGTGGGAAAGAGGGAACGCTCTGGTACTATCGCGCGGTGGTTGACGCATTGCGCGAGGCTGGCGCGACGCCCTTAGTTGATGAATTAGATCGCGTAGTAGCGGAAATTGAACATCTTGCCGGAGGGCATGGCATTGAAGATCATCCACAGCCGTAA
- a CDS encoding DUF1684 domain-containing protein: MSDYLYLYDYRTRVAAMYRARAQALLAGEDAAGVWKRFHEAKDDLFAHHPQSALSEEQRRNFQGLRYFPYNPALCVIAGVDTNVEPVQLTVPMDAEESMTMTRVGRLHFTVENQDVVLAFYWLNIYGGGLFLPFRDASCPAESYGGGRYLFDTIKGSDFLPAPGSTGLERIVLDFNYAYNPSCAYNDRWVCPLAPLENRLNIPIRAGEMNFKH; the protein is encoded by the coding sequence ATGTCAGACTACCTGTACCTTTATGATTATCGCACGCGTGTTGCCGCGATGTACCGGGCAAGGGCGCAGGCGCTGCTGGCCGGTGAGGATGCTGCCGGTGTCTGGAAACGTTTTCATGAGGCCAAAGATGATCTCTTCGCGCATCATCCACAATCGGCATTAAGCGAGGAGCAGCGCCGCAATTTCCAGGGTCTGCGCTATTTCCCCTACAATCCGGCGCTATGTGTAATTGCCGGGGTCGATACTAACGTAGAACCGGTGCAATTAACTGTGCCCATGGATGCCGAGGAGTCGATGACGATGACAAGGGTAGGCCGCCTCCATTTCACAGTAGAGAATCAGGATGTTGTCCTGGCTTTCTACTGGCTGAACATCTATGGTGGTGGCCTATTCCTGCCTTTTCGTGATGCTAGCTGTCCTGCTGAAAGCTATGGTGGTGGCCGTTATCTCTTTGACACCATTAAGGGCAGCGATTTTTTGCCCGCGCCAGGCAGCACCGGATTAGAACGTATCGTGCTTGACTTTAACTACGCCTACAATCCCTCGTGCGCCTATAACGATAGATGGGTCTGTCCATTAGCTCCCCTGGAAAACCGGCTCAACATCCCAATTCGCGCGGGCGAGATGAATTTCAAACACTGA
- a CDS encoding alpha/beta hydrolase produces MHPAEPDEQNIRAASNARTIRLAYGPEPLNFGELYLPESAGPHPVVILIHGGYWRARYGLDLMTSLAEDLAQRAIAAWNIEYRRVGNEGGGWPGTFVDVALAADYLQEIAPAYNLDLQRVIPVGHSAGGHLAFWLAARPRLAPDSPLATTTRPLPLIGTISLAGVVDLELAWKLRLSNGAVIELLGGDFDDLLERYRDASPAALLPLGISQVVIHGTADDSVPLQMSLDYVAKARAVNDPITFIELEGVDHFALIDPESGAWAITVEQLEKSLAGYG; encoded by the coding sequence ATGCATCCGGCAGAACCTGATGAACAGAACATACGGGCTGCCTCTAACGCCAGGACAATACGGCTGGCTTATGGGCCTGAGCCACTCAATTTCGGCGAGTTGTATCTTCCAGAAAGCGCAGGGCCGCATCCGGTAGTCATACTTATCCATGGTGGATACTGGCGCGCGCGTTATGGGCTTGATCTCATGACGAGTCTTGCAGAGGACCTCGCACAACGAGCAATCGCGGCATGGAATATCGAGTACCGGCGTGTGGGTAACGAGGGAGGCGGATGGCCAGGAACCTTTGTTGATGTGGCTCTTGCCGCCGATTATCTTCAGGAAATCGCGCCCGCGTATAACCTGGACTTGCAGCGCGTGATTCCTGTTGGCCATTCCGCCGGGGGGCACCTGGCATTCTGGCTGGCGGCGCGACCGCGCCTGGCACCAGATAGCCCTCTGGCGACCACAACCAGGCCGCTCCCTCTGATAGGAACCATCAGTCTCGCCGGCGTTGTTGACCTGGAGTTGGCATGGAAGTTGCGCCTCAGCAACGGGGCCGTTATCGAACTACTTGGGGGCGACTTCGATGATCTGCTAGAGCGCTACAGGGATGCCTCACCCGCAGCCCTTCTGCCGCTGGGCATTTCGCAGGTGGTCATTCACGGGACGGCTGATGATAGCGTTCCCTTGCAAATGAGCCTGGATTACGTGGCAAAGGCCAGAGCAGTCAACGATCCGATTACGTTTATTGAACTTGAGGGCGTCGATCACTTCGCGTTGATCGATCCAGAATCCGGCGCGTGGGCCATTACCGTTGAACAGCTGGAGAAGTCACTTGCTGGCTACGGATGA
- a CDS encoding Sir2 family NAD-dependent protein deacetylase produces the protein MLSLQEQLQDAIELMQAARRIVALTGAGISTESGIPDFRSPGSIWQQESPVSYFDFLHKPEARQKYWQTRRSLSGQVAAAQPNAAHKALAELERRGILLGIITQNFDGLHFDAGNQPERIVELHGTSREAACTLCGRRSSIKELQQRVDAGEIDPRCSECGGFLKAATILFGQKVPEQALTRAKEMATSCDLFLVVGSSLKVTPAAALPRLALSRDVPFIIINLQPTPLDDYADVVIHEQAGLVLPQIVAGLSV, from the coding sequence ATGCTAAGTCTTCAGGAACAGCTTCAGGATGCAATCGAACTGATGCAGGCGGCAAGGCGCATCGTTGCGCTGACAGGCGCGGGCATCAGCACCGAGTCAGGCATCCCTGATTTTCGCAGCCCTGGCTCCATCTGGCAGCAAGAGTCGCCCGTCAGCTATTTTGACTTTTTGCATAAGCCGGAGGCACGGCAAAAATACTGGCAAACGCGCCGCAGTCTCTCGGGACAGGTCGCAGCAGCACAGCCAAATGCAGCCCACAAAGCGCTGGCCGAACTCGAACGCCGCGGTATCTTGCTTGGCATCATCACTCAGAATTTCGACGGGCTGCACTTCGATGCAGGCAACCAGCCTGAGCGCATCGTTGAATTGCATGGGACATCACGAGAGGCCGCATGTACCCTGTGCGGTCGTCGCTCCTCCATCAAAGAGCTGCAGCAACGAGTCGACGCGGGCGAGATCGATCCGCGCTGCTCCGAATGCGGAGGATTCCTCAAGGCGGCGACGATCTTATTTGGGCAGAAGGTTCCAGAGCAAGCATTGACTCGCGCGAAGGAGATGGCAACATCCTGCGATCTTTTTCTGGTCGTCGGTTCGTCGCTCAAAGTCACACCCGCCGCGGCACTACCAAGGCTGGCACTGAGCCGCGATGTGCCTTTCATCATCATTAATTTGCAGCCGACACCGCTGGATGATTACGCGGACGTAGTTATTCACGAACAAGCAGGGCTGGTTCTTCCACAAATCGTGGCCGGCCTCAGTGTTTGA
- a CDS encoding aldehyde dehydrogenase family protein has translation MAIEQQPSNTSHIASSIQEGKQQNQENTSNNVLAAYNATTGKVIAELPVADETAVKEAVANARAAQAAWSGLTFKERGEYLIRFRDAMLKRTDEIANMISQEVGKPRIEALLNEIMAAADFINYYVKHAEKMLADEPVPLHLLKHRKSYIHYAPLGVIGIISPWNFPFVLGLSEVVTALIAGNAVILKPSELTPQCGQVIADLFAAVDLPQYVFQVIHGDGKTGAALVKSGVDKICFTGGGVTARHIMRAAADNLTPVIFELGGKDPMIVCADADIERAAQAAVWGAFANCGQICASVERVYVHKSIADAFIGRTIELTRKLRVGNAAAGEDVDIGSMVHERQVQVVERQVQDAVSKGASILFGGHRPENLTGPFYEPTILTDVNADMEVMRNETFGPLLPITVVEDDEEAIRLANDSNYGLDAYVFSKDSKHADSIARRLEAGTVMINDVIAAYSAPEAPWGGVKQSGIGRVHGGATGLKEFCQVRHIMGERIQLPLKRELWWFPYHQWQLPLYKQVIKLLFGFSGRKRKK, from the coding sequence ATGGCAATCGAACAACAGCCCTCAAATACTTCGCACATCGCTTCCAGTATCCAGGAAGGGAAGCAACAGAATCAGGAAAATACCTCTAATAATGTTCTTGCGGCCTATAACGCGACTACCGGTAAAGTGATTGCGGAGCTTCCTGTTGCTGACGAGACAGCCGTAAAAGAGGCCGTCGCGAATGCGCGTGCCGCTCAAGCAGCCTGGAGCGGGCTGACATTTAAGGAGCGCGGCGAATATTTGATTCGATTTCGTGACGCCATGCTGAAACGTACAGACGAAATCGCCAACATGATTTCGCAGGAGGTAGGCAAACCGCGCATCGAAGCACTGTTGAATGAGATCATGGCGGCTGCCGATTTCATTAACTATTATGTCAAGCATGCGGAGAAAATGCTGGCGGATGAACCGGTTCCACTGCACCTGCTGAAGCATCGCAAGAGCTACATCCACTATGCTCCCCTGGGAGTCATCGGCATCATTTCGCCCTGGAACTTCCCATTCGTACTCGGCCTCTCTGAGGTCGTCACCGCGCTTATCGCGGGCAATGCAGTCATCCTCAAACCCTCGGAACTGACACCACAATGCGGCCAGGTCATCGCCGACTTATTTGCCGCCGTCGATCTGCCGCAGTACGTTTTCCAGGTTATCCATGGGGATGGCAAAACCGGCGCCGCGCTGGTGAAAAGCGGGGTCGACAAAATTTGCTTCACGGGAGGCGGCGTAACGGCTCGCCATATCATGCGCGCCGCCGCCGATAATCTGACACCGGTGATCTTCGAACTGGGCGGCAAAGACCCTATGATCGTTTGTGCTGACGCCGATATTGAGCGAGCGGCGCAGGCAGCTGTCTGGGGCGCATTTGCCAACTGCGGGCAGATTTGCGCATCGGTTGAGCGCGTCTACGTCCACAAAAGTATAGCCGACGCCTTTATTGGCCGCACGATTGAGCTGACACGGAAACTGCGCGTCGGCAATGCCGCTGCTGGCGAAGATGTCGATATTGGCTCTATGGTGCATGAACGCCAGGTTCAGGTGGTCGAACGCCAGGTGCAGGACGCGGTCAGTAAAGGGGCCAGCATCTTGTTCGGCGGACACCGGCCCGAGAATCTCACAGGCCCATTTTACGAACCAACCATCCTTACAGATGTCAATGCTGATATGGAAGTGATGCGCAATGAAACCTTTGGACCGCTCCTGCCCATCACGGTGGTTGAGGACGATGAAGAAGCTATCCGCCTGGCAAATGACAGCAACTATGGCCTGGATGCCTATGTCTTCAGTAAGGATAGCAAACACGCGGATAGCATCGCCAGGCGCCTGGAGGCAGGCACTGTGATGATCAACGATGTGATCGCGGCCTATTCAGCGCCGGAGGCTCCCTGGGGTGGTGTAAAGCAATCGGGCATCGGACGCGTACACGGCGGGGCAACAGGTCTGAAGGAGTTCTGCCAGGTACGCCACATCATGGGTGAGCGCATCCAGCTGCCACTGAAACGCGAACTCTGGTGGTTCCCCTATCACCAATGGCAGTTGCCTCTCTACAAGCAGGTAATCAAATTGCTATTTGGCTTCAGCGGTAGAAAACGAAAGAAATAA
- a CDS encoding GAF domain-containing sensor histidine kinase, which produces MIGTQTRQKLSTTEKIAALSKVGVRLLTALDEIHLMHFIAKTARDVTGATFAALSLRPVHEEGQVRMSSERDLFHMVAVVGISPEQEVFLRHMLLAREGLLASLFRQGVPVLMDNVPTLVPSEVSSSSDPGDAIRLPAQTAAIPDIAVEDRRSAGIPPEHPLLRSFLEVPLLTSQGEVRGGLLLGHSEPGHFTVEDKDLLVSLATQAAMALEHARLSQVARRQAVMVERIFAGLSDGVILVDRRRNILYENAASRLVREQFASMPGGKQAIEALLYTPAQRALRQEVVKDILVHLEDEHGDVREYTVSASLLPLSLGSMGSLSSAPGARRAQGGEPGVVVLWHDVTERRIREAERQARAEMEDRLATLQLILDELPSGVFLVYGHNARLLLANRAMTTIWEATWPQGQPMDEFLAQNGVGLLDMHEQPLIFEQLATLRAVRHGETVRQVQSIIRQPNGTTLSVLVNAIPLDAHRLKLTFFQPGGFSMEEPPYVALVNYQDVTILREADQLKDKFIGTAAHELRHPVAVLRGYVQMLLRQNKRGKWPKLLDRQEEALQSIDQSTAQLVELSEDLLDVTRLQGGGVQLHCEPVDLVVLVQRMVQQVQVTTDRHMLTLVTTVPSLVVNADPVRIEQVLSNLLSNAIRYSPEGGMVEITISEVVDTHGACVSIRDSGIGIPEKDQARIFGQFARASNAESYGIGGTGLGLYLCREVIERHHGRIWFESKEGQGTAFSVALPGVYAAPDPASA; this is translated from the coding sequence ATGATAGGCACGCAAACTCGTCAAAAGTTATCGACCACTGAGAAGATCGCCGCCTTGAGTAAGGTAGGGGTTAGACTGCTGACCGCACTGGATGAAATTCACCTCATGCATTTCATTGCCAAAACGGCTCGTGACGTAACCGGTGCCACTTTTGCGGCATTGAGCCTACGGCCGGTGCATGAAGAAGGTCAGGTAAGGATGTCTTCGGAGAGAGATCTCTTTCACATGGTGGCCGTAGTGGGGATCAGCCCTGAGCAAGAAGTGTTCTTGCGCCACATGTTGTTGGCACGAGAAGGATTACTGGCTTCTCTCTTTCGCCAGGGTGTCCCGGTCCTGATGGATAATGTACCCACCCTTGTCCCCTCTGAAGTATCCTCGTCATCCGATCCTGGCGATGCTATCAGACTGCCGGCCCAGACCGCTGCCATCCCAGATATAGCTGTGGAAGATAGGCGTTCAGCGGGTATTCCGCCAGAGCATCCCCTGCTACGGAGTTTTCTCGAAGTGCCCTTGCTGACGAGCCAGGGAGAAGTACGTGGTGGACTGCTATTGGGACACAGCGAGCCTGGACACTTTACCGTTGAGGATAAAGACCTGCTCGTGAGCCTGGCTACCCAGGCAGCTATGGCGCTGGAACATGCCCGGCTCTCTCAGGTTGCGCGCAGACAGGCCGTTATGGTAGAACGGATCTTTGCCGGTCTAAGCGATGGGGTCATACTCGTTGACCGGCGGCGCAATATTTTGTATGAAAATGCCGCGTCGCGCCTGGTGCGCGAGCAATTCGCAAGTATGCCTGGAGGGAAGCAGGCCATCGAAGCCCTCCTCTACACCCCGGCACAACGCGCTTTGCGGCAAGAAGTGGTGAAGGATATCCTGGTACACCTGGAGGATGAGCATGGCGACGTGAGAGAATATACTGTGTCTGCCTCGCTTCTCCCTCTTTCACTGGGATCCATGGGATCACTATCCTCTGCTCCAGGAGCAAGGCGAGCGCAGGGTGGCGAACCGGGCGTTGTAGTACTCTGGCATGATGTGACAGAGCGACGTATTCGCGAGGCCGAGCGCCAGGCGCGTGCTGAGATGGAAGACCGCCTCGCCACCCTCCAATTGATCCTGGACGAGCTTCCCAGCGGCGTCTTCCTGGTCTACGGACATAACGCCCGGCTGCTGTTAGCCAATCGTGCTATGACCACCATCTGGGAAGCTACCTGGCCGCAGGGACAACCGATGGACGAGTTTCTGGCGCAGAATGGCGTTGGCCTGCTCGACATGCATGAACAGCCTCTAATTTTTGAGCAACTCGCGACCTTGAGAGCGGTACGCCATGGCGAGACGGTACGACAGGTGCAGTCTATTATCCGCCAACCCAATGGAACGACTCTTTCGGTACTGGTCAATGCGATTCCGCTTGACGCGCATCGTCTCAAGCTTACATTCTTCCAACCAGGAGGATTTTCGATGGAAGAACCGCCATATGTAGCGCTTGTTAACTACCAGGATGTCACCATCTTGAGAGAGGCCGATCAGTTGAAAGATAAGTTCATCGGGACGGCAGCGCACGAACTGCGCCACCCGGTGGCCGTTCTGAGAGGATATGTGCAGATGTTGCTCCGGCAAAACAAACGTGGCAAATGGCCTAAACTCCTCGACAGACAGGAGGAAGCGCTTCAAAGCATTGATCAATCTACGGCGCAGCTGGTAGAGCTGTCTGAAGATTTGCTCGATGTGACACGCCTGCAAGGTGGAGGGGTACAGTTGCACTGCGAACCGGTAGACCTGGTAGTGCTGGTACAGCGAATGGTGCAGCAGGTGCAGGTGACGACCGACCGTCATATGCTTACTCTGGTGACCACAGTGCCGTCACTGGTGGTGAATGCCGACCCGGTGCGCATCGAGCAGGTGCTCTCCAATCTGCTCAGCAATGCCATCAGATATAGTCCAGAAGGTGGTATGGTAGAGATTACAATCTCTGAGGTAGTTGACACACATGGGGCTTGCGTGAGCATCCGTGACAGTGGGATAGGCATTCCTGAAAAGGACCAGGCTCGCATCTTTGGTCAATTCGCGCGTGCCAGCAACGCCGAAAGCTACGGGATCGGGGGGACGGGATTGGGGCTTTATCTCTGCCGGGAAGTCATCGAGCGGCACCATGGGCGTATCTGGTTCGAGTCCAAAGAAGGGCAGGGCACAGCTTTCTCCGTGGCATTACCAGGCGTCTACGCAGCCCCTGATCCCGCAAGTGCTTAA
- a CDS encoding prolyl oligopeptidase family serine peptidase: protein MSPLLGRAILYLVITYRHPPILLIHGMKDEAVPISHAYQIAKQARACGISLETYLVEDAAHCDAYAHDPQGYIHVLQQFLALHLGNDFPHGHGCLKMA from the coding sequence TTGAGTCCCCTGCTGGGTAGGGCCATCCTGTATCTGGTGATTACCTACAGGCACCCACCTATCCTGCTCATTCACGGCATGAAAGACGAAGCCGTCCCCATCAGCCATGCCTATCAAATCGCGAAGCAGGCCAGAGCTTGCGGCATTTCTCTTGAAACATATCTGGTAGAGGATGCCGCGCATTGTGATGCATATGCGCATGACCCGCAAGGATATATTCATGTGCTGCAACAATTCCTCGCCCTGCACCTCGGCAACGATTTTCCCCACGGGCATGGTTGCTTGAAAATGGCTTGA
- the pgmB gene encoding beta-phosphoglucomutase produces the protein MKKPKAILFDLDGVLTDTSEYHYRAWKRLADEEGIPFTREENDEHLRGVSRRESLMYIIRGRTYSEDQIQEMMDRKNRYYNDMIKDMTPNDLVPGGRKLLQEIRDAGIKIAIASGSKNSRTVLEHLDIMGYLDGVSDGYCVVNSKPAPDLFVFAAGLVNIPTVDCLGVEDADAGIEAIKTAGMQALGIGPEDRFHRADKVIPTLANKSLEDMLA, from the coding sequence ATGAAAAAACCAAAGGCCATTCTCTTTGACCTGGATGGAGTCCTGACCGATACTTCGGAATATCACTATCGAGCATGGAAGCGGCTGGCAGATGAAGAGGGGATTCCTTTCACGCGCGAGGAAAACGATGAGCACCTGCGCGGCGTGAGCCGGCGTGAGTCCTTAATGTATATCATTCGCGGTCGCACCTACTCTGAAGACCAGATTCAGGAGATGATGGATCGGAAAAACAGGTATTATAACGATATGATCAAGGATATGACGCCAAATGATTTGGTGCCGGGAGGTAGAAAGTTGCTGCAAGAGATCCGGGACGCGGGAATCAAAATTGCCATTGCTTCAGGCAGCAAAAACTCTCGCACGGTACTCGAACACCTGGATATTATGGGGTATCTCGATGGCGTTTCCGATGGCTACTGCGTTGTAAATAGCAAACCCGCGCCCGATCTTTTCGTTTTCGCGGCAGGCCTTGTCAATATCCCTACGGTCGATTGCCTGGGCGTCGAGGACGCGGACGCGGGTATCGAAGCCATTAAGACGGCGGGCATGCAGGCGCTCGGTATCGGACCGGAGGACCGCTTCCACCGGGCCGATAAGGTGATTCCCACGCTCGCCAACAAGAGCTTAGAAGACATGCTGGCATAG
- a CDS encoding response regulator — MNHPAHLSLHGGQRARKIILIVEDDESIGELLALAITQESEYQPVVARSSRQALGIISQVKPDLLLIDCHLQRGNGLDLYDQILAIHGFEDIPAIFLTMDDEPLRPIFAQRHLASLEKPFDLDNLFQAIEDHIHLLNPASCAIS; from the coding sequence ATGAATCATCCAGCGCACCTCTCTTTACATGGTGGTCAACGAGCAAGAAAGATCATCCTCATTGTCGAAGATGACGAAAGCATTGGCGAACTTCTTGCCCTGGCTATTACACAAGAGAGCGAGTATCAACCTGTAGTGGCCCGTTCCAGTAGACAAGCTCTTGGAATCATCTCGCAAGTCAAACCAGACTTGCTGCTCATCGATTGTCATTTACAACGAGGGAATGGTCTTGACCTCTACGACCAGATCCTTGCAATACATGGATTTGAAGACATACCTGCCATATTTTTAACCATGGACGACGAACCGCTCCGGCCTATTTTCGCGCAACGTCACCTTGCATCCCTTGAGAAGCCGTTCGACCTGGATAATCTATTTCAGGCCATTGAAGATCATATCCACCTGTTGAACCCGGCCAGTTGTGCTATATCGTAA
- a CDS encoding VOC family protein — protein sequence MHYSTKIGHAHLKVRDLQRSIDFYTRFLGLHVTEQVDNAYVFLTGGTFHHEIALQNVGPNAPQPPAHGTGLYHVAFEVPDKRSFAAAYRTLKDAGIPVAPVDHYISWAMYFDDPDGNGLEIYWDTRNEPGGHPLWRGENTPLPDETILAALEK from the coding sequence ATGCACTATTCCACAAAAATCGGCCATGCGCACCTGAAAGTGCGCGACTTACAGCGTTCCATCGATTTCTATACGCGATTTCTGGGATTACATGTAACGGAACAGGTGGACAATGCCTATGTATTCCTGACCGGTGGCACGTTCCATCACGAGATTGCCTTACAAAATGTTGGACCCAACGCGCCACAGCCTCCCGCTCACGGAACAGGATTATATCACGTCGCCTTCGAAGTACCGGATAAACGCTCGTTCGCGGCAGCATACCGCACCCTCAAAGATGCCGGCATTCCGGTAGCTCCTGTCGATCATTACATTAGCTGGGCGATGTATTTTGATGATCCCGACGGCAACGGCCTGGAAATCTATTGGGACACGCGCAACGAACCAGGCGGGCATCCACTATGGCGCGGAGAGAACACGCCCTTGCCAGATGAAACGATACTGGCAGCGCTGGAGAAATAA
- a CDS encoding LysE family transporter: MIPITLIATAIGLGIAYAAAPGAVNTEAIRRGIAWGSRSVLLVETGSLIGDSLWAILALTGVTFLTRYLAVEIILGLTGGFFLLRLAWLALSEAFTRQHVSSDKVSTTRGDFATGVVFGLANPVGLAFWTGLGSSVVASGITGWQFLYFFAGFFLGAVLWCIGISAIVRWGRRWIHPALFRWINALCGLALGYFGIRVLWITVQDWLEHQLLPALKPTR, translated from the coding sequence ATGATACCAATCACCCTGATTGCTACAGCTATTGGGTTGGGCATTGCCTACGCCGCCGCACCGGGCGCGGTTAATACGGAAGCTATACGTCGTGGGATCGCCTGGGGCAGCCGTTCAGTCCTGCTGGTTGAAACCGGTTCGCTGATCGGAGACTCGTTGTGGGCAATACTCGCATTAACCGGTGTAACATTCCTGACCCGCTACCTGGCGGTTGAGATAATACTCGGGCTCACCGGTGGCTTCTTCCTATTACGCCTGGCATGGTTAGCGCTCTCCGAAGCCTTTACACGCCAGCACGTTTCCTCAGATAAGGTATCCACCACGCGGGGAGATTTCGCCACCGGCGTTGTGTTTGGTCTGGCCAATCCGGTAGGACTCGCGTTCTGGACAGGCCTGGGAAGCAGTGTCGTTGCTTCAGGGATAACCGGCTGGCAGTTTTTGTATTTCTTCGCCGGTTTCTTCCTGGGGGCGGTACTCTGGTGCATCGGAATCAGCGCCATTGTGCGCTGGGGACGCAGGTGGATTCATCCGGCCCTATTTCGCTGGATCAACGCCCTGTGTGGCCTTGCGCTCGGCTATTTTGGCATTCGTGTTCTCTGGATTACCGTGCAAGACTGGTTAGAACACCAGCTTCTGCCTGCCTTAAAACCCACACGTTGA
- a CDS encoding OsmC family peroxiredoxin, giving the protein MVKAERHAQVEWQGSLVKGNGKIVEVGSGAIGQLPITWASRTERSDGRTSPEELIAAAHAACYAMAFSHALAQAGTPAESLNVNATCTFEQVEGGFKITTMNLDVKGKVPGMDEASFEKAAQQAEQGCPVSNALRNNVQIRLNAHLES; this is encoded by the coding sequence ATGGTAAAGGCAGAGCGACATGCGCAAGTTGAATGGCAAGGTAGCCTTGTGAAAGGTAATGGGAAGATTGTCGAGGTCGGCAGTGGAGCGATAGGGCAACTACCGATTACCTGGGCTTCGCGTACCGAGCGTTCTGATGGGAGAACGAGTCCTGAAGAGTTGATCGCGGCAGCGCACGCGGCCTGTTATGCGATGGCATTTTCACATGCTCTGGCACAGGCCGGAACACCGGCTGAGAGTCTGAATGTGAACGCAACCTGCACGTTCGAGCAGGTCGAGGGCGGATTCAAGATCACGACTATGAACCTGGATGTGAAGGGTAAGGTTCCAGGCATGGACGAGGCGAGTTTTGAAAAGGCCGCTCAGCAGGCTGAACAAGGTTGCCCCGTATCGAATGCGTTACGCAATAATGTACAGATTCGGCTCAATGCTCACCTCGAAAGCTAA
- a CDS encoding plastocyanin/azurin family copper-binding protein: MYKKVLVGVILFGLLTALLAACSIREETSSSGPVVHMGGSNFLVPSITIKKGDTLTLIDDAPVPHEIYNGSWVSNSNAVKKVEPGAPVANDIKFAGNDSAPLGTFNTAGTFHYYCSIHPGMNLTVIVQ, translated from the coding sequence ATGTATAAAAAGGTTCTCGTAGGCGTCATTCTATTCGGTCTGCTGACCGCGCTATTGGCCGCATGTTCGATCAGGGAAGAAACGAGCTCTAGCGGCCCGGTGGTTCATATGGGCGGGTCCAATTTCCTCGTCCCCTCGATCACTATCAAGAAAGGGGATACGCTCACTCTGATTGATGATGCGCCTGTCCCACACGAAATTTACAATGGCAGCTGGGTCAGTAACAGCAACGCAGTCAAAAAGGTAGAACCGGGCGCTCCGGTTGCGAATGACATTAAATTCGCAGGAAATGATAGCGCGCCACTCGGTACATTTAATACGGCGGGCACGTTCCATTACTACTGCTCTATTCACCCAGGCATGAATCTGACTGTGATAGTCCAGTAA